AATCACTTAAGAAACCAATTTAATAGAATTTGAATTGGATAAAATAAGTTCCATTGAAGACTTGTATTCTGTTATGCTGCCAATTACCTCCACTTTATGATTCTTAAAGCTGTCCAAATCATTTCCAGCATCCTTAAGCTCCACTAATGTCGATTCAAAGATAATCAGATTTATCTTCCCAGTGCCATCATTCAACTCCATAAAGCAAGAGCTTCCACTTGAAGACTCCTTAATCGATTCAATCACTCCTGTGACCGCTACAGTCTCACCAATATTGTTTCTTGTAATGTCCTTTATTTGAATTTCCTTTGGTTCAATATAAGATGCAAAAATCAGCATTCCCATAATTCCTACAAGTGATGTAACCAATGCAACTTTAAAAATTATTTTATCATTTAATTCCATAAAATCACCAAATAAAATTATTCTTAAAATGATTTAT
Above is a genomic segment from Methanobrevibacter ruminantium containing:
- a CDS encoding exodeoxyribonuclease VII large subunit is translated as MELNDKIIFKVALVTSLVGIMGMLIFASYIEPKEIQIKDITRNNIGETVAVTGVIESIKESSSGSSCFMELNDGTGKINLIIFESTLVELKDAGNDLDSFKNHKVEVIGSITEYKSSMELILSNSNSIKLVS